The following is a genomic window from Papilio machaon chromosome 7, ilPapMach1.1, whole genome shotgun sequence.
atccatccatccaaacactcgcatttataatagtaagatattaGAGACGTAATACGTGTTGAAAAAACATAcgaaataaatcaaaacataagattgtaataaaaagacaagaaagtaaaaaagaaaaatttaatctcATCGTCTATACTACACGGAAAGGCTGTCCACAGAGTTTTAAATCACACCTCCCCTCACACTGAGTCTACATCTACATTGAGTATTAGCAAAAGATCTGAAAAAATCTAGAGCAGGCCAAGAgtcttaaatgaaatatactattggACGTAAAAACGGAAAGtattaaaaccattttaaagTGCGGTTCGGTTTTACATTTTcagttatcaaattatattctCATTTTACTGCAAGTggataaattgtttttgcatTGAAGCTGACATTTTTAGATTGTCTTAATGTCGTCGTCGGCTCATATATGCCCCTCTGAGGAGCTCTGAGCCTACTCAAATacggtgactaggccatattcaaccacgctggtccagtACAGgcggttgacttcacacatatctttgaatttcttcgccgATATGTGCatgttgcatcacaatgttttccttcttCGTAAGACCGttggataattttaaattcgaaaaacacatttttacatGTCGGGGATCGAATCTGGACGTGTAGGTTGCGGTCCAGTTCGGTCAAGCGCAACTGCGCCACCGACCCATCGATGCTTTTGATGATCGGTTGTTTCTTCACTAAAGAATAAAGCAAAGCTGGCTCTTTGTTATATGTTGTATGtttagtaagatatttgaaaagaactgTATTAAACTTACTTCAGCATTTATCCTacataaaatctatatatataaaagaaagtcgtgttagttacactatttataactcaagaacggctgaatcgatttgactgaaaattggtgggcaggtagcttagaaccaggaaacggacataggataattttcttcgttttctatttatttgttattccgcgcgaacggagtcgcgggtaaaagcttgtGAATGATAAAGAAGTGttctaaaaacttttataatatgaacgttttcataacattaaaaaagctCACAGCTTCAATAATTTACTAAGAAGTTTCTCTTTTACCAATAcgcattaattaaaatagtattcaAATATCTTCACACCTCGacgtaaaacaataaacaccATTTGCTCACATTGGTACTTGTCTTTGATATGTTGGTGACGACAAACCGGTAAGGTTTGTTGTTGGCGATCTCAAAGTGTAGAGCCAaacgtattaataaaatttaatacgcattactttaattaacgttatttttatgttggtTAAAATTGTTGGTTGTATGagaaaataagtatttaacaattttagtttCGCTCCTTGCTGTAAATCTGTTATTCTGCAATAAGTTGCAAcgaatttttcatattattcatattaaagtGCCATCTTATTTAGATGGTCGACGATCATTAGGGCAACTTGCACTCTCGAAAAATGAACGTTTGCgtaataattgataaaattataacgaccttagaattacaaaattaaaacagcaTCGTACATTGGTGTCAGATCAACTAGTTATTGGACAAAGTATAGTCAGACGTTTCATACAATATAATAGATGTATTCTTTATTGTGTGAACATCATCAATGTCGTCATGGCATACTCGAAGGACCAGTATCCAGTAGTCAAGTTTTGTGATGGCGATGGCTCCAGCTAAGAGTTAACTTTTCAGCTGACGATAGAAGACTTTAAAGAAAATGGTTGGCTACAGTTCTTTTTATCGCGCTTCATTTCCTATTGCATAGTTCGGatagtttataaaatctcCAATCTAAAGTGAATTTCGGCGAATAACGGTTCAAAAAAGGTTTACTATTACGTGGACATTTcgtgtatataattttttcatttcgcAAACTAGTATATCTTGGAGCaagctttataatttaaaaagttaaacaaagttataattacaatGAAATACCTGAAAATTGTGAGACACCGGACAACATGGAGAGGCCGGAATTCCGGCTGTGTGAGGGATGGATCATGCCGATGGAATATATCTCCGAGTCCTCGAACTGccacatttttgtatttgaattttcGTCTGATTTCGCAAACAGAGAACTGTGATATATTCAATCAATGCTCTAACCCAATGGAACCATCCGTCGATGCGGATTTCAGAATTTCGATCAATTCGTTCTTGAATGAAAGtcgtacttatttttaaattccgtaaTTTTTTAAGGAACACAATTACGTGTAGTATAATCTAGATATAATATATCACATGAGATGTGACCACGAGCATTGTTATAAGGAACACAGACGTAGCGGACACGTCCGCGCGACGCGATGACAGCGGCGCGACTGGCCGATCGGGGGTGGGGGTGAAGCGCACCCCCTtctactttgtttttatttgaggGGTGGCAAATCGTGACGTCACGGGTTGCTGAATTGAAACCCGATGTATCCCTTCATCTTGTGCCATCCTTTTGAAtggaaattaatgaaattatattgctATTCAGTGATTTTCAGATGAAATCCCTGATTGAAGGAAAAATTAGTGGAATTTGTCAACTTatacaacataaatataaattataataaaatgtttttgtcagttgttttgattttcattACTTAGGTATAATATTGATTCTGCTTTGACTACATTTCTCTTAATAACACCAACATAGATTATACttctgtaaaaaattacaaatatattttattgtgaaatataaagatattataaagtcaatttaatataaaattgttgaacaccattcaaataaaaataaattgtaatgacTTCATGCATGGGATCATGAGAAAGTTTCCCATAGGAAGCAAAACATCTTTGAAATTGGTATCACTTatgttgacaaaaaaaaatctgaaacaaattgtttaatatatttcaaattaaactaaaaagtaaatatcaatttcacatattttaataaagattttctttcatttgttATCAGTCAAATATGTCCCAACCGAGAAGCTCGatcaaactttaaattaaggaGAAGAAACCACATCAGTACAGTAGATTACAATATCAATGCATAACTCACTATGTCATCGACAGTAAATAATCTCTCTCTCTCCTGGGAAGACGAAAAATTTTATACCAAGCAAcagattaattatttaatttaaatatacaggaaatattctttaaaaaaatcatttaatttattatacatacatagcATTGAACCTATATAAAAGTTGTGATATTACTGACAAAATCTCACTCGTGAGTACTACGAGTTTACGTCTAAAATTAGGTTCTACGTttgacaatgtttttattgatgtttctctttcttaattgaattaaaatattttgttaacatgTCACATATGTAGGattatattacaatagaaATAACTTACCATATTCCTTGAACAACTTCTTATAGTCTCCAAGATCATTTTGATCGAGCCACTCATCCACTTGCGAGCTTTCGTCgtcaaataaatgtttcaaaacTGACTTGGCCACATAAATAAccgataatataaaaagaagcAATCCGAAATAGTGAATCTGCTTATACATTCTTATTTCTTTAAGTCATAATAATATCACAAATTGGAAATAAACACCACAAAATCTACACACAGTAGGAAAATAGTCCACTTAACATCTTGTTATTGAATTATGACAGATGACGGAAGACATTTGTTGAGCGTTTCAATACACGCTGTattcatttacataaatacatcTATACTATAAATTCACAAACATggttactacaaaaaaaatgttggatTTGCTGTTAGCtctaattttataagtttatacataaattataatatatatgtatcgTCATATTTTCACATGGACCAAACCATGGTCAATTTAAGTATCAAGCACATCAAGAAAACTTAAACTCAAGTAATGTTAACTGGCCTTCTAATAGGACCTAATTATATTTGAGGGCCagggtattaaaaatatgttttagccTCAAAGGCAACGAATTTCGGtggtgataaataaaaatgcaatataaaagtaaccatttaataattatttacaatgtaaTGTAGACGATATCACATTTCAATGATAAGGGTAATTTTTAACTCAgctgaatatatttttgtcagtAAGGCTTGCGTCCTAcactttatgaaaataatttataattgtcaAATTACTATAATGTGCAGCAATCGAGTTTATTTTTCTCATGATTGTTCTTTTCAAGTTCTTTctgaaatttaattgttataaaaatttaattacattttaattattgctattttatgtaatttacgcttaatgaaattatataattttattctgcaTATAAACTACTGACTTGTTTTGTTCTgagcatttttatatattcagtCATCTCACATATAGccttatttttaagtatatatgtttatataccATGATGATGccattagtaaaaataaacactaatTTTCCTACATTTCTCATTCAAAAATGTGggttacaaaaatttttattacagaaaagaaaattttcatatatctTTACGATAATTGgtattgtattatttcatCTACAATACTTGTCTGTTAAAGAGCATGCTGTGATTTTTGCTTcaagatataatatatacccatttatatataacatatagtGGCATAGTAATGTTTATCGATATAGTCGGGCAAAGTCTCTCAATAGTCTCGTCATTTCCTTGCACTTTTCAGctctgaaacaaaaattatgataaatttcaaacgattctattttaattactaactAATAACTATGTATACATTGATTTTACTTTGCTTTTCTTCAGTGAACTAACATAAGTTCCTTTCTACTCTTTTTATTCCATTCTATTTTGGTCCTTGACTAATTTAAGTTCCATAACAGCAAGTTTCAAGAGATGAGAGATGAAATAGTTACCTGAGTGCGTACTGGTGGAACTGCCAGCACTGGTTGTCTGTGGGTGCGGCGGTGCGCTCCGTGTCTCGCGGCAGGCGGGCCAGCGCGGGCCGCAGCCAGTCTGCGCCGTGGGCGCGCGCCCACCGCACCAGCTCCACCACCACCTCGCCCACCTCCCCCAGCATGTAGGCGTGCAGGTGTAGCGCCGCCGCCTCCACCAGCGCGCACGTCAGCTGCTCCCCGTACTGCGACAGCGCCGAGTCTGCCAGACCTGACACACATCACACATCACACTGCGCTACACCACCACGACGGCCGGCGCTCTACTGACCACTCTCCTCACACTTGAACTTACTCTTGATCTGTTGCTTCTCGGGCGTGGCGTCCGCGGGGATGTCGTTGGCGCAGCGCAGCAGATCACCGAGGAACTTCATGACGGAGGAGTTGGCTTCGCGGTGGTCGAGCCTCGAGGCCAGCGCCGCGCACTGCAGCACCGACGGAGCCGCGCCGGACGAGAGGAACGCCACCGGGATGTGTTGCAGGTACCTGCATACATGGGCACACGGCAGAGTGTAACACGACCAGATAAATCTCCATCAAATGTAACTCggcattatttatattgtgcAGCAGCAGAGCGCAGACCTGATGCAGAGCCTGAAGAGGTCGTCGACGGTGTCGGGGTTGTCCTGCAGGCCGTTGTGCGCCTGCAGCAATGCGAGTGCGGGCGGCAGCAGCGCGTGCAGCAGCTGCAGCAGCGGCTGTGCGGCGTGCGGCCGGCGTGCGGTCACGTCGCACAGCACGCCGCACACGTACAGCACGCAGCCGTGCGGGTGTGCGTCGTAGAGCGCCGGCAGCGCGCCGCACAGCGCCGGCAGCAGGGTCACACATCCCGCACCCACACACCGCACACCGAACCGCAGACAGCGACACGCGCGCTCCACCACACGAGTGTGCGACACCCATCTGCACACGTCGACACATCAACTAATTATATTCCTGTGCAATCTGAATATAATAACACCGAGATACAGGCCGAGGCGCACTAACTTTTTCATAACGTCGTACAAGACGGGCCAGGAGTCGGTGAGCGCGGGCAGACAGGGGTGCGCGTCCTGCGAGCTGACGGCCGCGGGCGGCACGTCCACGTCGCGGAACAGCGCCGCCAGCCGGTCCAGCCACAGCACGGGGTCCGACCTCGTGCCCTTCTTGATCTCCCCGTCGGCGGCCAGCAGCGCGCGCAGCTCCCGCAGCTGCGCCTCGGCGGCGTCCCGCATCGCGGCCGCCAGCTGCGGGGCCGGCAGCGCGCCCAGCGCCGCGGCCAGCGCGCGCAGCAGTGtggcgcccgccgcgcccgccagCGGCTGCGACGCGGTGTCCGCGGTGCGCGCCGCCGCCACCAGCGTGTCCACGTGCGCGGACGCCTGCGTGCGGCACGCCTTGCAAATACTCTGCCAAATTATACACAAATCAATTAGAAATTCGATCAAAAAGTAGAACATTGATGTAGAGTAGAGAGTTTTACAGGTACCTGCAAAGCTTGCGCTGCGGCGGGCGCGAGGCTGGGGTGGTGCAGCGCGTGCAGCAGCGCGTGCAGACAGGGCTGCAGGCAGGCGGGGTGGCGCTCCACCCACTCGCACAGCTCGCCCAGCAGCAGGATGCAGGTGCGCCGCACTGCCACGTGGCTCTCCACCGGCATCGACAGGATCGCCTCCACCACCTTCGGTACATACTCCTCTTCATCCCTAATTGTTACAACAAACGAATGATGATAACTCGGACAAGGATAGACAAACGCATATTATAGCTTAGCTACAAAATTGTAGTTGAAGTTGTAATACTAACGGCACTATATTCTTGGCGACGGCCTGCATGATGAAGAGCGCGGCCTCGGTGTGCTCCCAGGAGCAGTCGGCCTGCAGCGCCGCGAACATCTGCCGGAACACCGCGCTCGACCCCACCATGAACACCACGTCCTTGATCAGCTCCATCACCTTCATGCGGAACTCCTGCACCGACATACACATTACTCactactaatatatttatttcctgCCACTacaatcttgctaatattataaatgtgaaagtttagttggatggacgaatttttgttagaaagtatctctgtaacggctcaacggatctgatCGTAACcgaaagaatacataggctccttaaaaattttttttttaatccgcgtggacggaatcgcggtcgatagctagtatttttcataaaaacaatttgacaAACAAGTTAAACTGAACAtgaatcatttattttatccatTCATAGATAATTagcataaacaaataaataaatacattactaATGTATTCAAATTCAAAGATCTCATAAACGGTATGTATCAGAAACAcacagattattttaaaaaataaccatgatttggtgtaattaagtaatttataacatcTCAAACAATTTACAGCTGTGTATTGTtcatcatcagttcactataagtccccactgaggagcttggagcctaccccaagcttgaggtgactaggccatagttaacCATGCTGACCCAGTGCATGCTTCACACATATTGAATTTCtactcagatatgtgcagtttgcatcacgatgtttttttttcaccgtaagttgaaaatcgaaaatcaaaaaacacattggtagaTGGCAGGAatcgaacccaggatctgcagattacaagtcaagagcttaacccctgagccacttGCGCTCTATTGTTCCATCTATTGTTcacttaataacaataatggtATAATAGTGGCATTACTGAGCAAAGTAATACTACTCACATAGAACTCATCACCCTCATCAGGTAGTTTAGTGTTGTCAGGCTCAAGTTGGCAATGACGGGCCAACGCTTCGATGAGCCTCTCAATATGTGGCCTGAATGCATCCGTCAGAGGCTCCTGATCTCTCTGATACACTTCCTCTGACAGTCGATAccacaaattaaatgttatttctgcTACCTGAAAAttaaagtgataaaaaaatagttatttttttaatttaatgaagtgACACAATTGCCTCATGGTACAAAGTTGTATGTTATACTGTGAGTTTTGACTGCAGTTTCACTTGTTTGGACACATATTGTTAGCCTATGAAAATACAGAGGCAACAAATACcacagcagtggaaacccacatttaaatttacaagtaTTCAGTcagataattaataaaactttaaaatccttaaataatataaaaacaactttactGACCTCATAATCATGATGACCAACACAGACAAGCGCTAATTCTAGTGACCTCATTGCAAAATGAACTCGTCCACTCGCTGTACAAAATACTATCTTCTCTAAAAATGTCTCTGCCAACTCTGTGAACACTTTAGCATAGTTAACTGCTTTCTCTTCCTCCTCATGGGCAACTGCCATGTGATAACTATCTTCTAAAGATGCTATACTATCAAATAACAGCCTTTCTATGTCCtcattattgttgttttcCTCTAAGCAATGCAATAGAGCACATATGCAATCAGATGCTGCATCATGTAGCAAGTTTATTGAGTTATGATCTCTCAGAACTTGCAAACAAAAGCCTATCACCGCATTCTGTGGCACCTCATCTATATTAACAGCTCTGACCTGTATCCATGATGTCATgcatttaactatttttaatgatatctGGGAGTTCTGAGAGTTTGCTATGCTCTCCTTTAA
Proteins encoded in this region:
- the LOC106719374 gene encoding transportin-3, with amino-acid sequence MEAPSMDTVYQAISALYDNPNANEKEKASLWLGDVQKSIHSWKISDQLLQEKKDEQSYYFAAQTMRSKVQHNLSELPSESLVSLRDSLIAHLENAAAGTSNAILTQLSLALADLALQMQTWQNCVSDLIKLFSTKNEFALLEILTVLPQEIDSPNLKLGENRREEIKNELRANSNLVCLFLKESIANSQNSQISLKIVKCMTSWIQVRAVNIDEVPQNAVIGFCLQVLRDHNSINLLHDAASDCICALLHCLEENNNNEDIERLLFDSIASLEDSYHMAVAHEEEEKAVNYAKVFTELAETFLEKIVFCTASGRVHFAMRSLELALVCVGHHDYEVAEITFNLWYRLSEEVYQRDQEPLTDAFRPHIERLIEALARHCQLEPDNTKLPDEGDEFYEFRMKVMELIKDVVFMVGSSAVFRQMFAALQADCSWEHTEAALFIMQAVAKNIVPDEEEYVPKVVEAILSMPVESHVAVRRTCILLLGELCEWVERHPACLQPCLHALLHALHHPSLAPAAAQALQSICKACRTQASAHVDTLVAAARTADTASQPLAGAAGATLLRALAAALGALPAPQLAAAMRDAAEAQLRELRALLAADGEIKKGTRSDPVLWLDRLAALFRDVDVPPAAVSSQDAHPCLPALTDSWPVLYDVMKKWVSHTRVVERACRCLRFGVRCVGAGCVTLLPALCGALPALYDAHPHGCVLYVCGVLCDVTARRPHAAQPLLQLLHALLPPALALLQAHNGLQDNPDTVDDLFRLCIRYLQHIPVAFLSSGAAPSVLQCAALASRLDHREANSSVMKFLGDLLRCANDIPADATPEKQQIKSLADSALSQYGEQLTCALVEAAALHLHAYMLGEVGEVVVELVRWARAHGADWLRPALARLPRDTERTAAPTDNQCWQFHQYALRAEKCKEMTRLLRDFARLYR